A genomic region of Oncorhynchus mykiss isolate Arlee chromosome 4, USDA_OmykA_1.1, whole genome shotgun sequence contains the following coding sequences:
- the LOC110522089 gene encoding titin, whose product MPWKCGLVITLFLVLFTLHATAIKERNNRGSLQRGVIGTETEAINSMHLVELLKTTKQNVNVRTVFDLEKHRRKRSAVFHSGVRVCPQETINEVIASHQAYYRLRVCQEAVWEAFRIFFDRIPVTTEYTTWVHTCQHESLCLADLATNFSNSEEHMSMVYRRMNLRDERQSTGAEAAATTAAPEVTEIAGPEETQTAAPEPPTPVTSDSSVPDAPDDTVEVEEETAAEEDSELPNIVPENHVEEIVEFSIDLVDPGYRELLDDPDSPQYVDLSQHLQDQMLHVFDKLPGFKEISVLGISEAHESEGPGGVTVHYSLVFQTISEDDTGTPVSAVPNLREMVAKALSEEASLPVDLQSLNFEPVKGIPPTTTPVEEAVEETIEDSFEPAFHNDLDISTDEPEIAMEKPRLDVPLGPVEKENALITFLDSTDIPEKQEEAAPPERGDVPYIYKDTSDELVESESEATTEPEEEVPFITHMIETIQAIDEGTGELVRDYFPTSPAEEYPEPPFGNLVPTNGYPVLPHEDLDITSAHEIKNIETNAPAKLLPNLISEEEAVVEKEAEPTPTTQIKLTTVIATEEEVSNPELHVTTLSAITDQPATEAIEDFEVEDDIIHIPIEGEDVEEPEPEEEVVGISEPEKAIVVEPEPNEDVVEDPEPEADVDEVMVVKILEPEEEVVENSEPEEEVVELEPEEEIVEISEPEKEVVVEPEPEEEVFEEPEPNADLVEDPEPESDVDEVLVVKVLEPEEEVVENSEPEEEVAEEPEPGEKVNEVSEPEEKVVEVLEPEEELVEPEPEEEAVEVSEPEEEVVKAPEPEEEVVEEPEEEVVELLEPEEEVVEELEPEEAVVEEPEEEVVEEPEEEVVEVSEPEKEVEPEPETEEEAFEGPEPEEEVTEEPELEEEVGEEPVEEPEPAVEVDEVFVVEVLEPKEEVVENLEPEEEVAEELEPGEKVDEVSEPDEEVGEVLEPEEEVVDELEPGEGVVELSEPEKEVLEELQTEEEVVEVLEPEKEVLEEIEPDEEVVEEPKEEVVEFLEPKEDVVEELKPEEAVVEEPKPEEEVVEEPEPEENVIQVSENEEKVVEKTEEEVFEELESEEAVVEELEPEEAVVEELEPEEEVVEELEPDEEVVKELEPEVEVVEELEPDEEVVKELEPEVEVVEEPDPDDEVVAKPEHEEEVIEKSEPEEDIVEEPEPEEEIVDELKPEEEVVEEPVVEELEPAEEVVEELEPEEEVVEEPEPEEEVVEVSEPKEMVVETPEEAVVEEPETEEEVIEVLEHEEKVVDEPEVEVVEEPAYEEEVIEESEPEEDMVEEPEPEEAVVEELEPEEEVVEELEPEEAVVEELEPEKVIVEELEPKEVVVEDLEPAEEVVEELKPEEEVVEEPEPEVEVVEEPDPEDEVVEVSEPKEMVVEKPEEAVVEEPEPEEEVVEEPETEEEVIEVLEHEEKVVDEPEVEVVEEPAYEEEVIEESESEEDMVEEPEPEEAVVEELESEEEVVEELEPEEAVVEELEPEDEVVEEPEYEEEVVEEPEPEEAVVEELEPEKAVVEELEPNEVVVEDLEPAEEVVEELEPEEEVVEEPEPEEEVVEEPKPEEEVVDEPEPEDEVVEEPMPEEEEVQEPEPEEEEVEDPGPEEEVVEVSEPEEEEVEEPMTKEEEVEEPEPEEEEVEDPEPEEGVVEETQLEENISEPPAEEIKIIQPVDSLEDTLFGEETWIPDPVEEDNIVPIEDQSTEEDMEELLPEYHGYEDSYPEEAVDNVEETDDTAEVSEVEVAPLPEESEEKIAMIAEPIPDSTSTPPAESDTVPVVDVTESPSELELMVEDTEEPEVVVIDEEAKEEVVEDSEPEDERVQDLADELDQMDLVSTEPINLPEASGYSLSPEQHPVETTASPPLRYLTTPSMTTASKGRELVVFFSLRVTNMRFSDDLFNKSSSEYRSLENTFLELLLPYLQSNLTGFKKLEILNFRNGSIVVNSKMKFTKSVPYNVTRAVHCVLEDFCNAAAMRLNIEIDSHSLDIEPADQADPCKFLACNDFSHCVVNRWSREAECLCDPGYMAVDGLPCQSICVLQPDYCQNGGRCEIVPRHGATCRYPEKYTSSRADKLRTSSVE is encoded by the exons AGAGGAATAATCGGGGCTCTTTGCAGAGAGGAGTAATCGGGACAGAAACAGAAGCCATCAATTCAATGCACTTGGTTGAACTTCTGAAAACGACCAAACAAAACGTTAATGTCAGAACGGTATTTGACCTGGAAAAGCATCGGAGGAAGCGGTCCGCAGTCTTTCACTCTGGAGTGAGAGTCTGTCCTCAGGAGACCATCAATGAGGTCATTGCCAGCCATCAAGCCTACTACAGGCTCAGAG TTTGTCAGGAGGCTGTGTGGGAGGCCTTCCGAATCTTCTTTGACAGGATCCCTGTCACTACAGAGTACACAACATGGGTTCACACATGTCAACACGAGTCTCTGTGTCTCGCCGACCTGGCCACTAACTTCAGCAACTCAGAGGAGCACATGAGTATGGTGTACAGG AGGATGAATCTGCGAGACGAGAGGCAGTCGACTGG AGCAGAAGCAGCCGCAACCACAGCAGCACCAGAGGTCACTGAGATAGCAG GTCCAGAAGAGACCCAGACTGCTGCACCAGAACCACCCACTCCCGTGACCAGTGATTCCAGTGTCCCTGATGCTCCTgatgatacagttgaagtagaAGAAGAAACCGCTGCTGAGGAG GACTCTGAGCTGCCCAACATTGTTCCGGAGAACCATGTGGAGGAGATAGTGGAGTTCAGCATTGACCTGGTGGACCCAGGCTACAGGGAACTACTGGACGACCCTGACTCCCCCCAATATGTTGACCTCTCTCAACACCTGCAAGACCAG ATGCTCCATGTTTTTGACAAGCTCCCAGGATTTAAAGAGATCAGTGTTTTGGGAATCAG CGAGGCCCATGAGAGTGAAGG ACCTGGAGGAGTGACAGTGCACTATTCTCTGGTCTTTCAGACAATTTCAGAGGATGACACAGGGACTCCAGTGTCAGCTGTGCCCAACCTGCGGGAAATGGTGGCCAAGGCTTTGAGTGAAGAGGCCTCTCTGCCAGTGGATCTACAGTCATTAAACTTTGAACCAG TAAAAGGGATTCCACCAACTACAACACCAGTTGAGGAAGCTGTTGAGGAAACGATTGAAGAT TCGTTTGAGCCAGCTTTCCACAACGATCTGGACATATCCACAGATGAGCCAGAGATTGCCATGGAGAAGCCTCGTCTGGATGTTCCACTTGGCCctgtggaaaaggaaaatgcGCTCATCACCTTCCTGGACTCTACAGATATTCcagaaaaacaagaagaagcagcaCCACCAGAGAGGGGAGATGTGCCCTACATCTACAAGGACACTAGTGATGAATTAGTGGAGAGTGAATCTGAAGCAACAACTGAACCAGAGGAAGAGGTGCCATTTATCACACACATGATTGAAACCATTCAAGCCATTGATGAGGGAACTGGTGAGCTTGTAAGAGACTATTTCCCAACCTCTCCTGCTGAGGAATACCCTGAGCCACCTTTTGGTAATTTAGTCCCTACTAATGGGTACCCTGTTTTGCCCCATGAGGATTTGGATATTACCTCTGCccatgaaataaaaaatatagaaaCTAATGCTCCAGCTAAACTCCTTCCTAACTTGATATCAGAGGAGGAGGCTGTTGTTGAGAAGGAGGCTGAGCCTACTCCGACCACTCAGATTAAGCTTACCACAGTCATTGCCACTGAGGAAGAGGTATCTAACCCTGAATTACATGTGACGACTCTCTCAGCCATCACAGATCAGCCTGCCACTGAAGCAATAGAGGACTTTGAAGTTGAGGATGATATTATCCATATTCCGATTGAAGGGGAAGACGTTGAGGAACCAGAACCTGAGGAAGAGGTAGTTGGGATCTCGGAACCTGAAAAAGCGATAGTTGTGGAACCAGAGCCCAATGAAGACGTAGTTGAAGATCCAGAACCTGAGGCAGATGTAGATGAGGTCATGGTAGTTAAGATCTTGGAACCTGAGGAAGAAGTAGTTGAGAACTCGGAACCTGAGGAAGAAGTAGTTGAACTAGAACCTGAGGAAGAGATAGTTGAGATCTCGGAACCTGAAAAAGAGGTAGTTGTGGAACCAGAACCTGAGGAAGAGGTATTTGAGGAACCAGAGCCCAATGCAGACTTAGTTGAAGATCCAGAACCTGAGTCAGACGTAGATGAGGTCTTGGTAGTTAAGGTCTTGGAACCTGAGGAAGAAGTAGTTGAGAACTCGGAACCTGAGGAAGAAGTAGCTGAGGAACCAGAACCTGGTGAAAAGGTAAATGAGGTCTCGGAACCTGAAGAAAAGGTAGTTGAGGTCTTGGAACCTGAGGAAGAATTAGTTGAACCAGAACCTGAGGAAGAGGCAGTTGAGGTCTCGGAACCCGAAGAAGAGGTAGTTAAGGCACCAGAACCTGAGGAAGAGGTGGTTGAGGAACCAGAGGAAGAGGTAGTTGAGCTCTTGGAACCTGAGGAAGAGGTAGTTGAGGAACTAGAACCCGAGGAAGCGGTTGTTGAGGAACCAGAGGAAGAGGTAGTTGAGGAACCAGAGGAAGAGGTAGTTGAGGTCTCGGAACCTGAGAAAGAggtagaaccagaaccagaaacTGAGGAAGAGGCATTTGAGGGACCAGAGCCTGAGGAAGAAGTAACTGAGGAACCAGAACTTGAGGAAGAGGTAGGTGAAGAACCAGTTGAGGAACCAGAACCTGCGGTAGAGGTAGATGAGGTCTTTGTAGTTGAGGTCTTGGAACCTAAGGAAGAAGTAGTTGAGAACTTGGAACCTGAGGAAGAGGTAGCTGAGGAACTAGAACCTGGTGAAAAGGTAGATGAGGTCTCAGAACCTGATGAAGAGGTAGGTGAGGTCTTGGAACCTGAGGAAGAAGTAGTTGACGAACTTGAACCTGGGGAAGGGGTAGTTGAGTTGTCAGAACCTGAGAAAGAGGTACTTGAGGAATTACAAACTGAGGAAGAGGTAGTTGAGGTCTTGGAACCTGAGAAAGAGGTACTTGAGGAAATAGAACCTGATGAAGAGGTAGTTGAAGAACCAAAGGAAGAGGTAGTTGAGTTCTTGGAACCTAAGGAAGACGTAGTTGAGGAACTAAAACCTGAGGAAGCGGTAGTTGAGGAACCAAAGCCTGAGGAAGAGGTAGTTGAAGAACCAGAACCTGAAGAAAATGTAATTCAGGTTTcggaaaatgaggaaaaagtagTTGAGAAAACAGAAGAAGAGGTATTTGAGGAACTAGAATCTGAGGAAGCGGTTGTTGAGGAACTAGAACCTGAGGAAGCGGTTGTTGAGGAACTAGAACCCGAGGAAGAGGTAGTTGAGGAACTAGAACCTGATGAAGAGGTAGTTAAGGAACTAGAGCCTGAGGTAGAGGTAGTTGAGGAACTAGAACCTGATGAAGAGGTAGTTAAGGAACTAGAGCCTGAGGTAGAGGTAGTTGAGGAACCAGACCCAGATGATGAGGTAGTTGCAAAACCAGAACATGAGGAGGAGGTAATTGAGAAATCAGAGCCTGAGGAAGACATAGTTGAGGAACCAGAGCCTGAGGAAGAGATAGTTGACGAACTAAAACCTGAGGAGGAGGTTGTTGAGGAACCGGTAGTTGAGGAACTAGAACCTGCGGAAGAGGTAGTTGAGGAACTAGAAcctgaggaagaggttgttgagGAACCAGAGCCTGAGGAAGAGGTAGTTGAGGTCTCAGAACCTAAGGAAATGGTTGTTGAGACACCAGAGGAAGCAGTGGTTGAGGAACCAGAAACTGAGGAAGAGGTCATTGAGGTCTTGGAACATGAGGAAAAGGTAGTTGATGAACCAGAGGTTGAGGTTGTTGAAGAACCAGCATATGAGGAAGAGGTAATTGAGGAATCAGAGCCTGAGGAAGACATGGTTGAGGAACCGGAGCCTGAGGAAGCGGTAGTTGAGGAACTAGAAcctgaggaagaggttgttgagGAACTAGAACCCGAGGAAGCGGTAGTTGAGGAACTAGAACCTGAGAAAGTGATAGTTGAGGAATTAGAACCTAAGGAAGTGGTAGTTGAGGACCTAGAACCCGCGGAAGAGGTAGTTGAGGAACTCAAACCTGAGGAAGAGGTAGTTGAGGAACCAGAGCCTGAGGTAGAGGTAGTTGAGGAACCAGACCCAGaggatgaggtagttgaggtCTCAGAACCTAAGGAAATGGTTGTTGAGAAACCAGAGGAAGCAGTGGTTGAGGAACCAGAACCTGAGGAAGAGGTAGTTGAAGAACCAGAAACCGAGGAAGAGGTAATTGAGGTCTTGGAACATGAGGAAAAGGTAGTTGATGAACCAGAGGTTGAGGTTGTTGAAGAACCAGCATATGAGGAAGAGGTAATTGAGGAATCAGAGTCTGAGGAAGACATGGTTGAGGAACCGGAGCCTGAGGAAGCGGTAGTTGAGGAACTAGAAtctgaggaagaggttgttgagGAATTGGAACCTGAGGAAGCGGTAGTTGAGGAACTAGAACCAGAAGATGAGGTAGTTGAAGAACCAGAATATGAGGAAGAGGTAGTTGAGGAACCAGAACCTGAGGAAGCGGTAGTTGAGGAACTAGAACCTGAGAAAGCGGTAGTTGAGGAATTAGAACCTAATGAAGTGGTAGTTGAGGACCTAGAACCCGCGGAAGAGGTAGTTGAGGAACTAGAACCTGAGGAAGAGGTAGTTGAGGAACCAGAGCCTGAGGAAGAGGTAGTTGAGGAACCAAAGCCTGAAGAAGAGGTAGTTGATGAACCAGAACCAGAGGATGAGGTAGTTGAAGAACCAATGCCTGAGGAAGAGGAAGTTCAAGAACCGGAGCCTGAGGAAGAGGAAGTTGAAGACCCAGGACCCGAGGAAGAGGTAGTTGAGGTCTCGGAACCTGAGGAAGAGGAAGTAGAAGAACCAATGACTAAAGAAGAGGAAGTTGAAGAACCGGAACCTGAGGAAGAGGAAGTTGAAGATCCAGAACCTGAGGAAGGGGTAGTTGAGGAAACACAGCTTGAGGAAAATATTAGTGAGCCACCAGCTGAAGAAATTAAAATCATCCAACCTGTGGATTCTTTAGAGGACACTCTATTTGGAGAGGAAACCTGGATACCTGATCCTGTTGAAGAGGACAATATTGTCCCAATAGAAGACCAGTCAACTGAGGAGGACATGGAGGAACTATTGCCTGAATACCACGGGTATGAGGACAGCTATCCTGAGGAAGCTGTTGATAATGTGGAAGAAACAG ATGACACAGCAGAGGTCAGTGAAGTGGAAGTGGCTCCACTGccagaggagagtgaagagaagaTAGCAATGATAGCAGAACCCATCCCTGACTCTACGTCAACACCCCCTGCAGAATCTGACACTGTGCCTGTGGTAGATGTAACAGAGTCACCTTCAGAGTTAGAGCTGATGGTGGAGGATACTGAGGAGCCGGAGGTGGTTGTTATCGATGAAGAGGCTAAAGAGGAAGTCGTAGAGGACTCAGAACCTGAGGACGAGCGTGTGCAAGACCTTGCAGACGAACTTGATCAAATGGACCTGGTAAGCACAGAGCCCATTAACCTTCCAGAGGCCAGTGGATACTCATTGTCTCCTGAGCAGCACCCCGTCGAGACCACAGCTTCTCCACCACTGAGATACCTGACCACTCCCTCCATGACCACGGCGAGTAAAGGCAGGGAGCTGGTGGTGTTCTTCAGTCTACGGGTTACTAACATGAGGTTCTCAGATGACCTCTTCAACAAGAGCTCTTCAGAATACAGATCCCTGGAGAACACCTTTTTGGAACTG